In the Gemmatimonadota bacterium genome, one interval contains:
- a CDS encoding T9SS type A sorting domain-containing protein produces the protein MKKTRTLLTIPVVGLLVLAGVFSNAPPALAECELPLGATPPVEPHTTAQQVENGSATLITYHLSSPGPVQLVIYNVLGQPVRTLVDQSQAAGSYQIRWDVLDQRGVSLSTGIYIARLSYPGGVQTQRLLYLK, from the coding sequence GTGAAGAAAACTCGAACATTACTCACCATTCCCGTTGTCGGACTGCTCGTACTGGCCGGCGTCTTTTCCAATGCGCCTCCCGCCCTGGCAGAATGTGAACTCCCTCTCGGCGCGACGCCTCCTGTGGAACCGCATACGACGGCGCAACAGGTGGAAAACGGCAGCGCCACCCTGATTACCTACCACCTGTCCAGCCCCGGTCCGGTGCAACTGGTGATCTACAATGTGCTGGGTCAGCCGGTACGCACATTGGTGGATCAGTCCCAGGCTGCTGGCTCCTACCAGATTCGGTGGGATGTCCTCGACCAGCGGGGCGTCTCACTATCGACGGGGATCTACATCGCACGTCTGAGCTATCCTGGCGGGGTACAGACGCAACGGCTACTCTACCTCAAGTAG
- a CDS encoding glutamine synthetase family protein, translating into MNEGSREYVLNAASEHGVKFIRLWFTDILGFLKSVAIPVEQLDGALTEGIGFDGSSVEGFARIDESDMIAMPDPNTFQVLPFRPQEGGTVARMFCDILQPGGKPYRGDPRWVLKKNLRRAGDMGFAFYVSPEMEFFYFEKPEVPLKGLDEGGYFDQTSLDVASDLRRDTVLTLEKMGIEVASSHHEDAPSQHEIDLLYTDALTMADNAMTYRLVVKEIAVKHGVWATFMPKPIFGVNGNGMHTNMSLFRGENNAFYDAEDEYHLSDTARYFIAGLLRHACEITLVTNQWVNSYKRLVPGYEAPLYTTWSVVNRSDLVRVPAYSLDKESTTRIEYRSPDPACNPYLAFAIMLSAGLEGVEKRYDVPPPMEKNVAEMSRVEREEAGIKTLPLDLSQAIDLAEGSDLLRDALGDHIFEKFIANKKIEWANYRAQVTGYELDQHLKIL; encoded by the coding sequence ATGAATGAAGGAAGCCGCGAATACGTGCTGAATGCCGCGTCAGAACACGGGGTCAAATTTATCAGGCTCTGGTTTACGGATATTTTGGGATTTCTAAAGAGTGTCGCCATTCCCGTTGAGCAACTCGATGGCGCTTTGACCGAGGGGATCGGTTTTGATGGGTCGTCCGTAGAGGGTTTTGCGCGCATTGACGAGAGCGATATGATCGCAATGCCCGATCCCAATACTTTTCAGGTGCTGCCTTTTCGTCCTCAAGAAGGCGGTACGGTTGCGCGTATGTTTTGCGATATTCTCCAGCCGGGGGGCAAACCATATCGGGGAGATCCGCGCTGGGTGCTGAAAAAGAATTTGAGACGCGCAGGCGATATGGGTTTTGCGTTTTACGTCAGTCCAGAGATGGAGTTTTTCTATTTTGAAAAACCCGAGGTTCCTCTCAAGGGTTTGGATGAGGGGGGCTATTTTGATCAGACGTCTCTGGATGTGGCGAGCGATTTGCGCCGGGATACGGTGTTGACGCTGGAGAAGATGGGGATTGAGGTGGCGTCCAGTCATCACGAGGACGCGCCGAGCCAGCACGAGATCGATTTGCTTTATACCGATGCGCTGACGATGGCGGACAATGCGATGACCTACCGTTTGGTGGTGAAGGAGATTGCGGTGAAACACGGCGTTTGGGCGACGTTTATGCCCAAGCCCATTTTTGGCGTCAATGGCAATGGTATGCACACGAATATGTCGCTGTTCAGGGGAGAGAATAACGCGTTTTACGATGCTGAAGATGAATACCATCTGTCGGATACGGCGCGGTATTTTATTGCGGGCTTGCTCAGACATGCCTGTGAGATAACGCTGGTGACCAATCAGTGGGTGAATTCGTATAAGCGGTTGGTGCCGGGTTATGAAGCGCCTTTGTACACGACGTGGTCGGTGGTCAACCGATCGGATCTGGTGCGCGTGCCGGCCTATTCTCTGGATAAGGAGAGTACTACGCGCATCGAATACCGGTCGCCCGATCCGGCCTGCAATCCCTATCTGGCATTTGCAATTATGCTATCTGCGGGGTTGGAGGGTGTTGAAAAGCGCTATGACGTGCCACCGCCTATGGAAAAAAATGTGGCTGAGATGTCCCGTGTTGAACGGGAGGAAGCGGGTATTAAGACTCTGCCTCTGGATCTGTCACAGGCTATTGATCTCGCCGAGGGTAGCGATTTGCTTCGCGATGCCCTGGGCGATCACATTTTTGAGAAGTTTATTGCGAATAAGAAGATCGAATGGGCCAATTACAGGGCGCAGGTGACGGGTTACGAACTGGATCAACATCTCAAAATTTTGTGA